One genomic segment of Hypomesus transpacificus isolate Combined female chromosome 5, fHypTra1, whole genome shotgun sequence includes these proteins:
- the LOC124468046 gene encoding scavenger receptor cysteine-rich domain-containing group B protein, with translation MPVQCVTECGRRRWIRAVWLLVALVGSLLLASLTRQQLRSVNISKRDIPTNSMGSSTSTLPQVRLVNGRHRCEGRVEVQHNDTWGTVCDDDWDMVDANVVCRQLACGLAMAVGSSSQFGQGSGPILLDNVDCKGGENDLGQCGSLGWGIHNCYHYEDVSVTCKDTTVVDSRGIMEPTTPSKRNSGLRDGTLRLMGGLDSCQGRVEVYYRGSWGTVCDDDWGLSDAGVVCQQIGCGNAVSATTNAFFGYGTGHILLDNVNCNGYESQLTRCYSLGWGIHNCGHHEDAGVICSGSGSTTAPPMNTETFGGRGFFWTDSTAGVTGGTVPVTGTTTRATTTAMTTKEQPPIRLVNGGNNTCQGRVEVYHNTVWGTVCDDDWDLANAQVVCRQLGCGPAIAAKVLAYFGYGSGPILLDNVDCSGNEGDLTECFNLGWGQHNCGHHEDAGVICAPFEVLVGGGRDFDVTQTMPTPPPPSEGQVRLVGGQHQCEGRVEMFSGAAWGTVCDDAWDLPDAQVVCRQLGCGPAAAARVEAFFGPGAGTILLDNLKCSGAEGSLQQCSHISWNVHNCDHTEDAGVTCSLS, from the exons ATGCCAGTCcagtgtgtgacagagtgtggGAGGAGGCGATGGATCCGGGCTGTCTGGCTCCTCGTGGCCTTGGTGGGCTCCCTCCTGCTGGCGTCCCTCACACGGCAACAGCTAC GAAGTGTCAACATAAGCAAGAGGGACATTCCCA CCAATAGCATGGGTTCGTCTACAAGTACACTTCCCCAAG TGCGGCTGGTGAACGGGCGTCACCGGTGCGAGGGCCGGGTGGAGGTGCAGCACAACGACACCTGGGGCACGGTGTGTGACGACGACTGGGACATGGTGGACGCCAACGTGGTGTGCCGCCAGCTGGCCTGCGGCTTGGCCATGGCGGTGGGCAGCAGCTCCCAGTTTGGCCAGGGCTCCGGCCCCATCCTGCTGGACAACGTGGACTGCAAGGGGGGGGAGAACGACCTGGGCCAGTGCGGGAGTCTGGGGTGGGGGATTCACAACTGCTACCACTACGAGGATGTATCTGTCACCTGCAAag ACACAACAGTGGTGGACTCAAGAGGCATTATGGAACCTACCACACCTTCTAAGAGAAACTCTGGACTGA GAGATGGTACCCTCCGTCTGATGGGTGGGCTGGACTCGTGCCAGGGCCGGGTGGAGGTCTACTACCGGGGCAGCTGGGGCACGGTGTGTGACGACGACTGGGGCCTGAGTGACGCCGGGGTGGTGTGCCAGCAGATCGGCTGTGGCAACGCCGTCTCCGCTACCACCAACGCCTTCTTCGGCTACGGCACAGGCCACATCCTGCTGGACAACGTCAACTGTAACGGCTACGAGAGCCAGCTGACTAGATGCTACAGCCTGGGCTGGGGCATCCACAACTGTGGCCATCATGAGGATGCTGGAGTCATCTGCTCTG gttcTGGGTCTACCACTGCGCCCCCGATGAACACAGAGACGTTTGGAGGGAGAGGGTTCTTCTGGACTGACAGCACTGCAG GAGTGACAGGTGGCACTGTGCCTGTTACTGGGACCACAACAAGGGCTACCACGACTGCTATGACGACCAAAG aACAGCCCCCTATTCGCTTGGTAAACGGGGGGAACAACACCTGCCAGGGCCGTGTGGAGGTCTACCACAACACCGTGTGGGGGACGGTCTGCGACGACGACTGGGACCTGGCCAACGCCCAGGTGGTGTGCAGACAGCTGGGCTGTGGGCCCGCCATCGCTGCCAAGGTCCTGGCCTACTTTGGCTACGGATCCGGCCCCATCCTGCTGGACAACGTGGACTGCAGTGGCAACGAGGGGGATCTGACCGAGTGTTTCAATCTGGGCTGGGGTCAGCACAACTGCGGCCACCACGAGGACGCCGGAGTCATCTGTGCAC CCTTTGAGGTCCTGGTTGGAGGTGGACGGGACTTTGATGTGACCCAGACGAtgcccacccccccgccccccagcgaAG GACAAGTGAGGCTGGTTGGCGGGCAGCATCAATGCGAGGGCCGGGTGGAGATGTTCTCGGGGGCGGCGTGGGGCACGGTGTGTGACGACGCCTGGGACCTCCCAGACGCCCAGGTGGTGTGTCGCCAGCTGGGCTGCGGGCCGGCTGCTGCAGCCAGGGTCGAGGCCTTCTTTGGGCCCGGCGCAGGAACCATCCTCCTGGACAATCTCAAGTGTAGCGGCGCGGAGGGCTCGCTCCAGCAGTGCTCCCACATATCCTGGAACGTGCACAACTGTGACCACACTGAAGACGCTGGGGTCACCTGCTCACTGTCGTGA
- the ywhag1 gene encoding 14-3-3 protein gamma-1 has translation MVDREQLVQKARLAEQAERYDDMAAAMKSVTELNEALSNEERNLLSVAYKNVVGARRSSWRVISSIEQKTSADGNEKKIEMVRAYREKIEKELEAVCQDVLNLLDNFLVKNCNETQHESKVFYLKMKGDYYRYLAEVATGEKRATVVESSEKAYSEAHEISKEHMQPTHPIRLGLALNYSVFYYEIQNAPEQACHLAKTAFDDAIAELDTLNEDSYKDSTLIMQLLRDNLTLWTSDQQDDEGGEANN, from the exons ATGGTAGATCGTGAGCAACTGGTGCAGAAAGCCAGGCTGGCTGAACAGGCAGAGAGATATGATGATATGGCAGCTGCCATGAAATCG GTCACAGAGCTGAACGAGGCTTTGTCCAATGAGGAGAGGAACCTTCTTTCGGTGGCCTATAAGAACGTGGTCGGGGCGCGGCGTTCTTCCTGGCGTGTCATCTCCAGCATCGAGCAGAAGACCTCGGCCGACGGCAACGAGAAGAAGATTGAGATGGTGAGGGCCTACCGGGAGAAGAtcgagaaggagctggaggccgTGTGCCAGGACGTGCTCAACCTCCTGGACAACTTCCTCGTCAAGAACTGCAATGAGACCCAGCACGAGAGCAAGGTGTTCTACCTAAAGATGAAGGGAGACTACTACCGCTACCTGGCCGAGGTGGCCACCGGCGAGAAGAGGGCTACCGTGGTAGAGTCCTCCGAGAAGGCCTACAGCGAGGCCCACGAGATCAGCAAGGAGCACATGCAGCCCACCCACCCCATCCGCCTGGGCCTGGCTCTCAACTACTCCGTGTTCTACTACGAGATCCAGAACGCCCCCGAGCAGGCCTGTCACCTGGCCAAGACCGCCTTCGACGACGCCATCGCCGAGCTGGACACCCTCAACGAGGACTCCTACAAAGACTCCACTCTCATCATGCAGCTGCTACGAGACAACTTGACACTGTGGACGAGCGACCAGCAGGATGACGAGGGAGGGGAGGCCAACAACTAA